One Actinoplanes missouriensis 431 DNA segment encodes these proteins:
- the glgC gene encoding glucose-1-phosphate adenylyltransferase has protein sequence MAVKVLAIVLAGGEGKRLMPLTADRAKPGVPFGGIYRMIDFVLSNLANAGYLKIVVLTQYKSHSLDRHISKTWRMSTLLGNYVTPVPAQQRLGPRWFAGSADAIYQSLNLINDEAPDYVIVFGADHIYRMDPKQMVNDHIASGAAVTVAGIRQPLSMADQFGVIDVAEDGKKIKAFREKPKDATGLPDSPEEVYASMGNYVFTTRALCEAVSADAQNPDSKHDMGGNIIPMLVERGEANVYDFRDNDVPGSTDRDRGYWRDVGTLDSFYEAHMDLIATLPIFNLYNHEWPIFTNYGSWPPAKFVHGYDDRQGRAIDSMISPGVVVSGALVERSVISPNVRVNSWAHVDGAVIMEGVSVGRRAVIRNAIIDKNVVIPEGAQIGVDLDRDRKLYTVSDNGVVVIGKGQRVEL, from the coding sequence ATGGCTGTCAAGGTGCTTGCGATCGTTCTGGCTGGTGGGGAAGGCAAGCGCCTGATGCCCTTGACGGCGGACCGGGCCAAACCCGGCGTGCCGTTCGGCGGCATCTACCGCATGATCGATTTCGTGTTGTCCAACCTCGCGAACGCGGGGTATCTCAAGATCGTTGTTCTGACGCAGTACAAGTCGCACTCGCTGGACCGGCACATCTCCAAGACCTGGCGGATGTCCACGCTCCTCGGCAACTACGTGACACCGGTCCCGGCACAGCAGCGGCTCGGCCCGCGCTGGTTCGCCGGCTCGGCCGACGCGATCTACCAGAGCCTCAACCTGATCAACGACGAGGCTCCGGACTACGTGATCGTCTTCGGCGCCGACCACATCTACCGGATGGACCCGAAGCAGATGGTCAACGACCACATCGCCTCGGGCGCCGCGGTGACGGTGGCCGGCATCCGGCAGCCACTCTCGATGGCCGACCAGTTCGGCGTGATCGACGTGGCCGAGGACGGCAAGAAGATCAAGGCGTTCCGGGAGAAGCCGAAGGACGCGACGGGCCTGCCCGACTCGCCCGAGGAGGTCTACGCCTCGATGGGCAACTACGTCTTCACCACCCGCGCGCTCTGCGAGGCGGTCTCCGCCGACGCGCAGAACCCGGACAGCAAGCACGACATGGGCGGCAACATCATCCCGATGCTGGTGGAGCGCGGCGAGGCGAACGTCTACGACTTCCGCGACAACGACGTGCCCGGCAGCACCGACCGCGACCGCGGTTACTGGCGTGACGTGGGGACGCTGGACTCGTTCTACGAGGCCCACATGGACCTGATCGCCACCCTGCCGATCTTCAATCTCTACAACCACGAGTGGCCGATCTTCACGAACTACGGTTCCTGGCCGCCGGCCAAATTCGTGCATGGGTACGACGACCGCCAGGGCCGCGCCATCGATTCGATGATCTCCCCCGGCGTGGTCGTCTCCGGCGCGCTCGTGGAACGCTCGGTGATCTCGCCAAATGTGCGGGTGAACTCGTGGGCCCATGTGGACGGCGCGGTGATCATGGAGGGCGTGTCGGTGGGCCGCCGCGCGGTGATCCGCAACGCCATCATCGACAAGAACGTGGTGATCCCCGAGGGCGCCCAGATCGGCGTCGACCTCGACCGGGACCGCAAGCTCTACACGGTCAGCGACAACGGCGTGGTCGTCATCGGCAAGGGCCAGCGGGTCGAGCTCTGA
- a CDS encoding ABC-F family ATP-binding cassette domain-containing protein, which produces MSATMIARDLAAGHGDRTLFAGLDLVVAPGDVIGLVGVNGAGKTTLLRTLAGLIPTEGGSVALSPPTANVGYLPQERERRTGETVRDFLARRTGVAAAQEAMDAAAQALADGAPDADDRYAAALERWLDLGGADLEERAEALTMDLDALMTSLSGGQAARAGLASLLLSRYDIYLLDEPTNDLDLDGLERIEAFVSGLRAGAVVVSHDREFLTRTVTKVLELDLAQQQVHLYGGGYASYLAERELARAHARAAFESYADKKDDLLERARMQRAWMDKGVRNARRKAPDNDKIAKSQRGETSEKQAAKARQTEKMIERLEVVEEPRKEWELRMEIAAAPRSGAVVATLRDAVVTRGSFTLGPVTLQIDWADRVAITGGNGAGKSTLLDALLGRIPLGSGTQHLGPGVVVGEVDQARGLFLGEEPLMRAFGAAVPAWADADVRTLLAKFGLRSDQVMRPAGTLSPGERTRAALALLQARGVNLLVLDEPTNHLDLPAIEQLEAALGGYTGTLLLVTHDRRMLEAVATNRHLEVADGKVTA; this is translated from the coding sequence ATGAGCGCCACGATGATTGCCCGGGATCTCGCCGCGGGGCACGGCGACCGCACCCTCTTCGCCGGACTCGACCTCGTCGTCGCGCCGGGCGACGTGATCGGTCTGGTCGGCGTGAACGGGGCGGGCAAGACGACTCTCCTGCGTACCCTCGCCGGTCTGATCCCCACCGAGGGCGGAAGCGTCGCGCTCAGCCCGCCCACCGCCAACGTCGGATATCTGCCGCAGGAACGGGAGCGGCGAACCGGCGAGACCGTCCGTGACTTCCTGGCGCGCCGCACCGGGGTGGCCGCCGCGCAGGAGGCCATGGACGCCGCCGCGCAGGCGCTCGCGGACGGGGCGCCGGACGCCGACGACAGGTACGCGGCCGCCCTGGAACGCTGGCTCGACCTGGGCGGCGCCGACCTGGAGGAACGGGCCGAGGCGCTGACCATGGACCTCGACGCGCTGATGACCTCGCTCTCCGGCGGGCAGGCGGCCCGCGCCGGGCTGGCGTCGCTGCTGCTCAGCCGCTACGACATCTACCTGCTCGACGAGCCGACGAACGACCTGGACCTGGACGGGCTGGAGCGGATCGAGGCGTTCGTCTCGGGTCTGCGGGCCGGCGCCGTCGTGGTCAGCCACGACCGTGAGTTCCTGACCCGGACCGTCACCAAGGTCCTCGAACTGGACCTCGCCCAGCAACAGGTGCACCTGTACGGCGGTGGCTACGCCTCCTACCTCGCCGAACGGGAACTGGCCCGGGCCCACGCGCGCGCCGCCTTCGAGTCGTACGCCGACAAGAAGGACGACCTGCTCGAACGGGCCCGGATGCAGCGCGCCTGGATGGACAAGGGCGTCCGCAACGCCCGCCGCAAGGCGCCCGACAACGACAAGATCGCGAAGAGCCAGCGCGGGGAGACCAGCGAGAAGCAGGCCGCCAAGGCCCGGCAGACCGAGAAGATGATCGAGCGGCTGGAGGTCGTCGAGGAGCCCCGCAAGGAGTGGGAGCTGCGCATGGAGATCGCCGCGGCGCCCCGGTCCGGCGCGGTGGTGGCGACCCTGCGCGATGCGGTGGTCACGCGCGGCTCGTTCACGCTCGGCCCGGTGACCCTGCAGATCGACTGGGCCGACCGGGTGGCGATCACCGGCGGCAACGGCGCGGGCAAGTCGACGCTGCTCGACGCGCTGCTCGGCCGGATCCCGCTCGGCTCCGGGACGCAGCACCTCGGCCCCGGTGTGGTGGTCGGCGAGGTCGACCAGGCGCGCGGGCTGTTCCTCGGCGAGGAGCCGCTGATGCGGGCGTTCGGCGCGGCCGTCCCGGCCTGGGCGGACGCCGACGTGCGCACGCTGCTCGCCAAGTTCGGTCTGCGGTCCGACCAAGTGATGCGGCCGGCGGGGACGCTGTCGCCGGGCGAGCGGACCCGGGCGGCGCTGGCGCTGTTGCAGGCGCGCGGGGTGAATCTGCTGGTCCTGGATGAGCCGACGAACCATCTGGACCTGCCGGCCATCGAGCAGCTGGAGGCGGCGCTGGGCGGGTACACGGGGACGCTGCTGCTGGTGACACACGACCGCCGGATGCTGGAGGCGGTGGCGACGAACCGTCACCTGGAGGTGGCGGACGGCAAGGTGACCGCCTGA
- a CDS encoding PhzF family phenazine biosynthesis protein: MTDIARYVAFSSDPAGGNPAGVVLDASGLDDQQMQKIAAEVGYSETAFVTGPDGDGIRVRYFSPLAEVPFCGHATVATAVALGDGDHLFVTNAGPVPVTVAAGVATLTSVDPRVTDLPADQLAELLAALRWDTGDLDEQLPPRVAYAGAYHPILAVTSRRRLAELDYDVPALKALMEAHGWTTVQLVSRASADTFDVRNPFPIGGVYEDPATGAAAAALGGYLRELGIVPQEATVALRQGDDMGRPSRITVRLVAGSPGVRVSGNAAPITE, translated from the coding sequence ATGACAGACATCGCACGGTACGTGGCGTTCAGCTCGGATCCGGCGGGAGGCAACCCGGCCGGCGTGGTCCTGGACGCCTCCGGGCTCGACGACCAGCAGATGCAGAAGATCGCGGCCGAGGTGGGGTACTCGGAGACCGCGTTCGTGACCGGCCCCGACGGCGACGGGATCCGGGTGCGCTACTTCAGCCCGCTCGCCGAGGTCCCGTTCTGCGGGCACGCGACGGTCGCCACGGCGGTCGCGCTCGGCGACGGCGACCACCTGTTCGTCACCAACGCGGGGCCGGTCCCGGTCACGGTCGCGGCCGGGGTGGCGACACTGACCAGCGTGGACCCGCGCGTGACGGACCTCCCCGCGGACCAGCTGGCGGAGCTGCTCGCGGCGCTGCGCTGGGACACCGGCGACCTCGACGAGCAGCTGCCGCCCCGGGTGGCGTACGCCGGGGCGTACCACCCGATCCTGGCCGTGACCAGCCGCCGGCGCCTCGCCGAGCTGGACTACGACGTGCCGGCGCTGAAAGCGCTGATGGAGGCGCACGGCTGGACCACCGTGCAGCTGGTGTCCCGCGCCTCGGCGGACACCTTCGACGTGCGCAACCCGTTCCCGATCGGCGGCGTCTACGAGGACCCGGCGACCGGCGCGGCGGCCGCGGCGCTCGGCGGGTACCTGCGTGAGCTGGGGATCGTGCCGCAGGAGGCGACCGTCGCCCTGCGCCAGGGCGACGACATGGGCCGGCCCAGCCGGATCACGGTCCGGCTCGTCGCCGGCTCCCCCGGCGTGCGGGTCAGCGGGAACGCCGCCCCGATCACGGAATAA
- a CDS encoding sigma 54-interacting transcriptional regulator, whose protein sequence is MTEAPSAITPIPPADLPRTLGELRASGHEFRTVKQELRDNLLDRMRTGQPRFPGIVGYDDTVLPEVERALLAGHDMVLLGERGQGKTRLIRSLTGLLDEWTPFITGSELHEHPYHPLTPGSRRLAAEAGDLLPVSWLHRSERYGEKLATPDTSVGDLVGDVDPIKVAEGRALGDPETIHFGLVPRTNRGIFAVNELPDLAERIQVSLLNVLEERDIQVRGYQLRLPLDLLLVASANPEDYTNRGRIITPLKDRFGAEIRTHYPVDLELETALIRQEAALVAAVPEHLVDVLARYTRGVRESPSVDARSGVSARFAIAAAETVAASALRRAGLRGEREAVARICDAVSVTSTLRGKVEFESGEEGRETEILGHLLRVATAETFRARLAGLDLSGFTDLVADGAIVQTGDLVSAEELLGQIGTVPGLSKVLDRLGFGDAPSSGQAASGVEFVLEGLHLTRRLAKELTDDGRTLYGS, encoded by the coding sequence GTGACAGAGGCTCCTTCCGCGATCACACCCATTCCCCCCGCCGACCTGCCGCGCACTCTGGGCGAGCTGCGTGCGAGCGGGCACGAGTTCCGCACCGTCAAACAGGAGTTGCGCGACAATCTCCTGGACCGCATGCGCACCGGGCAGCCGCGTTTCCCCGGCATCGTGGGGTACGACGACACGGTGCTCCCCGAGGTCGAGCGGGCCCTGCTCGCCGGCCACGACATGGTGCTGCTCGGCGAGCGCGGCCAGGGCAAGACCCGTCTGATCCGGTCGCTGACCGGCCTGCTCGACGAGTGGACGCCGTTCATCACCGGCTCGGAGCTGCACGAGCACCCGTACCATCCGCTGACGCCGGGGAGCCGGCGGCTGGCCGCCGAGGCCGGCGACCTCCTGCCGGTCTCCTGGCTGCACCGCTCCGAGCGGTACGGCGAGAAGCTCGCCACCCCGGACACCAGCGTCGGCGACCTGGTCGGCGACGTCGACCCGATCAAGGTGGCCGAGGGCCGCGCCCTCGGTGACCCGGAGACCATCCACTTCGGCCTGGTGCCCCGGACCAACCGGGGCATCTTCGCGGTGAACGAGCTGCCCGACCTGGCCGAGCGGATCCAGGTGTCGCTGCTCAACGTGCTGGAGGAGCGGGACATCCAGGTCCGCGGCTACCAGCTGCGCCTGCCGCTCGACCTGCTGCTGGTCGCCTCCGCGAACCCGGAGGACTACACCAACCGGGGCCGGATCATCACCCCGCTGAAGGACCGCTTCGGCGCCGAGATCCGCACCCACTACCCGGTCGACCTGGAGCTGGAGACCGCCCTGATCCGTCAGGAGGCCGCCCTGGTCGCGGCCGTCCCCGAGCACCTGGTGGACGTCCTGGCGCGGTACACGCGCGGCGTCCGCGAGTCGCCGTCGGTGGACGCCCGGTCCGGCGTCTCCGCCCGGTTCGCGATCGCCGCCGCCGAGACCGTCGCCGCGTCCGCGCTGCGCCGGGCCGGCCTGCGCGGCGAGCGGGAGGCGGTGGCCCGGATCTGCGACGCGGTCTCGGTCACGTCCACGCTGCGCGGCAAGGTCGAGTTCGAGAGCGGCGAGGAGGGCCGGGAGACCGAGATCCTCGGGCACCTGCTGCGGGTTGCGACGGCCGAGACGTTCCGGGCCCGGCTCGCCGGCCTGGACCTCTCCGGCTTCACCGACCTGGTCGCCGACGGCGCGATCGTGCAGACCGGCGACCTGGTCAGCGCCGAGGAGCTGCTCGGGCAGATCGGCACCGTGCCGGGCCTGTCCAAGGTGCTCGACCGGCTCGGGTTCGGTGACGCGCCGAGCTCCGGCCAGGCGGCGTCCGGTGTGGAGTTCGTGCTGGAGGGGCTGCACCTGACCCGGCGGCTGGCCAAGGAGCTGACCGACGACGGCCGCACCCTGTACGGGAGCTGA
- a CDS encoding alpha/beta fold hydrolase, with amino-acid sequence MIAHPGLRFTDHTVTVPLDHRRPGAAGIEVFAREVVAADRAGDDLPWLLYLEGGPGGRAPRPLRADSWLARAVRTHRVLLMDQRGTGRSTPITARTVRDMPADRLAAFVTLFRADSIVADAEILRERVAGGSKWDTLGQSYGGFITMAYLSAAPQGLRTCFVTGGLPGLSVTADEVYARTYPRVAAKNAEFYRAFPEDAGLVRGLADHLAENVVLLPDSDRLTPRRLRVLGSVFGMSYGYAQVHWLLEQAWLPGGSELSDAFLHDVMRLTGFVDAPIFALQEFTYGQGAVATGWAASRAIQRYPDFAEDADPLLFTGEMMYPWMFREIAALRPFAGAADLLAAGEDWPILYDTARLAANEVPVLAAVYADDMYVDAGLSMRTAAEVGNVRTWLTSEHEHDGLRTSGDAVLGHLFAMAAGLR; translated from the coding sequence ATGATCGCGCACCCGGGACTCCGCTTCACCGACCACACCGTCACCGTGCCGCTCGACCACCGACGGCCCGGTGCCGCCGGGATCGAGGTCTTCGCGCGGGAGGTCGTCGCCGCCGACCGGGCCGGTGACGACCTGCCCTGGCTGCTCTACCTGGAGGGTGGCCCCGGCGGCCGGGCGCCCCGGCCGCTGCGGGCCGACTCCTGGCTGGCCCGGGCGGTGCGGACGCACCGGGTGCTGCTGATGGACCAGCGGGGGACCGGGCGCAGCACGCCGATCACCGCGCGGACCGTGCGGGACATGCCGGCCGACCGGCTCGCGGCGTTCGTCACACTGTTCCGGGCGGACAGCATCGTGGCCGACGCGGAGATCCTGCGGGAGCGGGTGGCCGGTGGGTCGAAGTGGGACACGCTCGGGCAGAGCTACGGCGGGTTCATCACGATGGCCTATCTGTCGGCGGCGCCGCAGGGGTTGCGGACCTGCTTCGTGACGGGTGGGTTGCCGGGGCTGTCGGTGACCGCTGACGAGGTGTACGCGCGTACCTATCCGCGGGTCGCCGCCAAGAACGCGGAGTTCTACCGGGCGTTCCCGGAGGATGCGGGGCTGGTGCGCGGGCTTGCCGATCACCTGGCGGAGAACGTGGTGCTGCTGCCGGACTCCGATCGGCTGACGCCCCGGCGGCTGCGGGTTCTGGGCAGCGTGTTCGGGATGAGTTACGGGTACGCGCAGGTGCACTGGTTGCTGGAGCAGGCGTGGCTGCCCGGCGGGTCCGAGCTTTCGGATGCGTTCCTCCATGACGTGATGAGACTGACCGGGTTCGTCGACGCGCCGATCTTCGCTCTGCAGGAGTTCACCTACGGGCAGGGGGCGGTGGCGACCGGGTGGGCCGCGTCACGGGCGATCCAGAGATATCCCGATTTCGCGGAGGACGCCGACCCGCTGCTGTTCACCGGCGAGATGATGTACCCCTGGATGTTCCGGGAGATCGCCGCGCTCCGCCCGTTCGCCGGCGCCGCCGACCTGCTCGCCGCCGGCGAGGACTGGCCGATTCTGTACGACACCGCCCGTCTCGCCGCCAACGAGGTCCCGGTCCTGGCCGCCGTCTACGCCGACGACATGTACGTCGACGCCGGCCTGTCGATGCGGACGGCGGCCGAGGTGGGGAACGTGCGGACCTGGCTGACCAGTGAGCACGAGCACGACGGCCTGCGTACCTCGGGGGACGCCGTGCTCGGTCACCTCTTCGCGATGGCCGCCGGTCTGCGCTGA
- a CDS encoding glycoside hydrolase family 10 protein, which produces MARHSQLSRSVLRRPPLRLALLLAVVLFTVGVLGVGLVRAAFHSPLATDPAGGDPAEGDPVPVVAAPAPTSAGRCGTTPVKAPRELRGMWLTTVYNIDFPSKPGLSEAQVKAEYLRWLDLAVAQNHNAIFVHVRPSGDAFWKSAYAPWSNWLTGKLDGTDPGWDPMAFMVEQAHARNLEFHAWFNPYRGTQPAPSGAGTDLAKLAANHPLRAHPDWRIAYPTGKTGRLYFDPGNPEARRFVEDAMLEAVTKYDIDGVHFDDFFYPYPEKGEDFPDDASYAKHGGGASRASWRRQNVDTLVREMHERIAAVKPWVKFGISPFGIWRNGGEGSDTNGLESYSAIYADTRKWVREGWLDYIVPQLYWTIGFGKADYAKVLPWWAKTVKGTGVQLYIGMADYRVGEDGDWSDPAELDRQMRLNDKYGVQGQVHYSAKMIRENKLGSVTRYRNAHYATPALQPRMDRLPSAPPAAPRLVAAERDGNGKLRFEAAAGGVSWALYRGGDLVATGRAGTPVADPSPPSGAAAYCLSALDRSGNESPLSAPLTVAAG; this is translated from the coding sequence ATGGCTCGCCACTCCCAGCTCAGCCGATCCGTCCTCCGCCGCCCCCCGCTGCGCCTGGCCCTGCTGCTCGCCGTCGTGCTGTTCACCGTCGGCGTCCTCGGCGTCGGACTGGTCCGGGCCGCCTTCCACTCGCCGCTCGCCACCGATCCGGCCGGGGGTGATCCGGCCGAGGGCGATCCGGTGCCGGTGGTGGCCGCGCCGGCGCCGACGTCGGCCGGGCGCTGCGGCACGACGCCCGTGAAAGCTCCCCGCGAGCTGCGCGGGATGTGGCTCACCACGGTCTACAACATCGACTTCCCGTCGAAGCCGGGCCTGTCCGAGGCGCAGGTGAAGGCGGAGTACCTGAGGTGGCTCGACCTCGCCGTCGCGCAGAACCACAACGCGATCTTCGTGCACGTCCGGCCCAGCGGCGACGCGTTCTGGAAGTCCGCGTACGCGCCCTGGTCGAACTGGCTGACCGGCAAGCTGGACGGCACCGACCCCGGCTGGGACCCGATGGCGTTCATGGTCGAGCAGGCGCACGCGCGCAACCTGGAGTTCCACGCCTGGTTCAACCCGTACCGGGGCACCCAGCCGGCGCCCAGCGGGGCCGGCACCGATCTGGCGAAACTGGCGGCGAACCATCCGCTGCGCGCGCATCCGGACTGGCGGATCGCCTACCCCACGGGGAAGACCGGACGGCTCTACTTCGATCCGGGCAACCCGGAGGCGCGGCGGTTCGTCGAGGACGCGATGCTGGAGGCGGTCACGAAGTACGACATCGACGGCGTGCACTTCGATGACTTCTTCTACCCGTACCCGGAAAAGGGTGAGGATTTCCCCGACGACGCGTCCTACGCGAAGCACGGTGGCGGCGCGTCGCGGGCGAGCTGGCGCCGGCAGAACGTCGACACCCTGGTCCGGGAGATGCACGAGCGCATCGCCGCGGTGAAACCGTGGGTCAAGTTCGGGATCAGCCCGTTCGGCATCTGGCGCAACGGCGGCGAGGGCTCCGACACCAACGGCCTGGAGAGCTACAGCGCCATCTACGCCGACACCCGCAAGTGGGTGCGCGAGGGCTGGCTCGACTACATCGTCCCGCAGCTCTACTGGACGATCGGCTTCGGCAAGGCGGACTACGCGAAGGTGCTGCCCTGGTGGGCGAAAACGGTCAAGGGCACCGGCGTGCAGCTCTACATCGGGATGGCCGACTACCGGGTCGGTGAGGACGGCGATTGGAGCGACCCGGCCGAGCTCGACCGGCAGATGCGGCTCAACGACAAGTACGGCGTGCAGGGGCAGGTCCACTACAGCGCCAAGATGATCCGGGAGAACAAGCTCGGCTCGGTCACCCGGTACCGCAACGCGCACTACGCGACGCCGGCGCTGCAACCCCGGATGGACCGGCTGCCGTCCGCGCCACCCGCCGCGCCGCGGCTGGTCGCGGCGGAACGCGACGGTAACGGGAAGCTTCGGTTCGAGGCGGCGGCCGGCGGGGTGAGCTGGGCGCTCTACCGCGGCGGGGACCTCGTCGCCACCGGGCGGGCCGGCACGCCGGTGGCCGACCCGTCGCCACCGTCGGGCGCCGCGGCGTACTGCCTGTCGGCCCTGGACCGATCCGGGAACGAGAGCCCGCTCAGCGCTCCGCTCACGGTGGCCGCCGGATGA
- a CDS encoding fascin domain-containing protein, with protein MSRLLCAGAVAAVSVACLATPAAAAPPTTMDCSIQTRSGHYVTAVDGGGRAADVVRTDATTVGPTERFQLIALTTTTFAVRTPKKNYISVVGGGGRTADVIRSNATTVGANEKLTVVPIADGWAAIRTPSGNYLTAVGGGGRRADVVRSTATKIGPDERFKFNC; from the coding sequence ATGTCTCGTCTTCTGTGCGCCGGCGCTGTCGCCGCCGTCTCGGTGGCCTGCCTCGCCACGCCCGCCGCGGCCGCGCCGCCGACCACGATGGACTGCAGCATCCAGACCCGCAGCGGCCACTACGTGACGGCGGTTGACGGCGGCGGCCGGGCGGCCGACGTGGTGCGCACCGACGCCACCACGGTCGGCCCCACCGAACGGTTCCAGCTCATCGCGCTGACCACCACCACGTTCGCGGTCCGCACCCCGAAGAAGAACTACATCAGCGTCGTCGGCGGCGGTGGCCGCACCGCCGACGTGATCCGCTCGAACGCCACCACCGTCGGCGCCAACGAGAAGCTCACGGTCGTGCCGATCGCCGACGGCTGGGCCGCGATCCGCACCCCGAGCGGCAACTACCTGACCGCTGTGGGTGGCGGCGGCCGCCGTGCCGACGTGGTCCGCTCCACCGCCACGAAGATCGGCCCGGACGAGCGCTTCAAGTTCAACTGCTGA
- a CDS encoding PPOX class F420-dependent oxidoreductase, translated as MTATLFDPRTLLAESRLGVLATIKADGRPQLSPVTPYYDAEADVILVSMTEGRAKTINLRRDPRATLEVTSADGWSWATAEGVATLTGPGDDPAGPEVEALVDYYRRAAGEHPDWDEYRSVMVADRRVLMTMTVDHVYGASLR; from the coding sequence ATGACGGCAACCCTGTTCGACCCGCGCACGCTGCTCGCGGAGAGCCGGCTCGGTGTCCTCGCCACGATCAAGGCGGACGGCCGGCCGCAGCTCTCCCCGGTCACGCCCTACTACGACGCCGAGGCCGACGTCATCCTGGTCTCGATGACCGAGGGGCGGGCCAAGACCATCAACCTGCGCCGCGACCCGCGGGCCACCCTCGAGGTGACGAGCGCGGACGGCTGGTCGTGGGCGACCGCCGAGGGCGTCGCCACCCTCACCGGCCCGGGTGACGACCCGGCCGGGCCGGAGGTGGAGGCGCTCGTCGACTACTACCGGCGGGCCGCCGGCGAGCATCCGGACTGGGACGAGTACCGGTCGGTGATGGTGGCCGACCGGCGGGTGCTCATGACGATGACCGTGGACCACGTCTACGGAGCCAGCCTGCGGTAA
- the glgA gene encoding glycogen synthase translates to MTDSGTRRLRADLITREYPPEVYGGAGVHLEYLSRDLRRLADVRVHCFGAPRDEPGVTAYPEIAELAGANAALRTMGVNLAMANGAAGADVVHSHTWYANFAGHTAKMLHGIPHVMTTHSLEPLRPWKAEQLGGGYALSSFCERTAAENADAIIAVSGGMRRDVLRAYPSVDPDRIRVVYNGIDTELYSPDHGTDVVDRLGIDRNRPSVVFVGRITRQKGLPYLMRACHDLPAEAQIILLAGAPDTPEIAAEVAGLARELREARDPQGVIWVQEMLPKQEVIQVLTHATVFVCPSIYEPMGIVNLEAMACETAVVATATGGIPEVVADGETGLLVPIEQVQDGTGTPVHPEKFVADLSAALTRVLRDPQLAETMGRAGRRRAVDHFSWARIAEDTLEVYRSVL, encoded by the coding sequence GTGACCGATTCGGGAACCCGACGACTGCGAGCCGACCTGATCACCCGTGAGTACCCGCCGGAGGTCTACGGCGGCGCCGGGGTGCATCTCGAGTACCTGAGCCGTGACCTGCGGCGACTCGCCGACGTGCGGGTGCACTGCTTCGGCGCGCCGCGCGACGAGCCGGGCGTCACGGCGTACCCGGAGATCGCCGAGCTGGCCGGGGCGAACGCGGCCCTGCGCACGATGGGTGTGAACCTCGCGATGGCGAACGGCGCGGCCGGCGCCGACGTGGTGCACAGCCACACCTGGTACGCGAACTTCGCCGGGCACACCGCGAAGATGCTGCACGGCATCCCGCACGTGATGACCACGCACAGCCTGGAGCCGCTGCGCCCGTGGAAGGCCGAGCAGCTCGGCGGGGGGTACGCGCTCTCCTCGTTCTGCGAGCGGACCGCCGCGGAGAACGCCGACGCGATCATCGCGGTCTCCGGCGGGATGCGGCGGGACGTGCTCCGGGCGTACCCGTCGGTGGATCCGGACCGGATCCGGGTGGTCTACAACGGCATCGACACCGAGCTGTACTCGCCGGACCACGGGACGGACGTGGTGGACCGGCTCGGCATCGACCGCAACCGGCCCAGCGTCGTCTTCGTCGGCCGGATCACGCGGCAGAAAGGCCTGCCGTACCTGATGCGGGCCTGTCACGACCTGCCCGCCGAGGCGCAGATCATCCTGCTCGCCGGCGCGCCCGACACCCCGGAGATCGCGGCCGAGGTCGCCGGGCTCGCCCGGGAGCTGCGCGAGGCCCGCGACCCGCAGGGCGTGATCTGGGTGCAGGAGATGCTGCCCAAGCAGGAGGTCATCCAGGTGCTCACCCACGCGACGGTCTTCGTCTGCCCGTCGATCTACGAGCCGATGGGCATCGTGAACCTGGAGGCGATGGCCTGCGAGACAGCCGTGGTCGCCACCGCGACCGGCGGCATCCCCGAGGTGGTCGCGGACGGCGAGACCGGCCTGCTGGTGCCGATCGAGCAGGTCCAGGACGGTACGGGCACGCCGGTGCACCCGGAGAAGTTCGTGGCCGACCTGTCCGCGGCGCTGACCCGGGTGCTGCGCGACCCGCAGCTCGCCGAGACGATGGGCAGGGCCGGTCGCCGCCGTGCGGTGGACCACTTCAGCTGGGCGCGGATCGCCGAGGACACCCTCGAGGTCTATCGTTCGGTGCTCTGA